The following are encoded in a window of Thiohalobacter sp. IOR34 genomic DNA:
- the hflD gene encoding high frequency lysogenization protein HflD, whose translation MPHTYSDRCLALAGLLQAVTLVQSLARLGRADADDIETAIHSLLTIDAGSTAEIYGGVVRVRHGLQAIVDRLGGRPQKKDLESTRYAIALLHLERKLMRSPPLLTRLREGIQRAIEQAAHFGPSHPNVIAALGSLYQETVSTLQPRILVQGDPALLSQPDRQSEIRTLLLAGMRSAVLWDQLGGRRWQLLLQRRRLLEAAQSLLDTIEE comes from the coding sequence ATGCCCCATACCTACAGTGATCGCTGCCTGGCGCTCGCCGGCCTGCTCCAGGCCGTCACGCTGGTGCAGTCGCTGGCCCGCCTCGGTCGGGCCGATGCCGACGACATCGAGACGGCCATCCACAGCCTGCTGACGATCGACGCCGGCAGCACTGCCGAGATCTACGGCGGCGTGGTGCGGGTCCGTCACGGCCTGCAGGCCATCGTCGACCGCCTCGGCGGACGCCCTCAGAAAAAGGACCTGGAATCCACCCGCTACGCCATTGCCCTGCTGCATCTGGAACGCAAGCTGATGCGCAGCCCGCCGCTGCTCACCCGGCTGCGCGAAGGCATCCAGCGGGCCATCGAGCAGGCCGCCCATTTCGGTCCCAGCCACCCCAATGTGATCGCCGCCCTGGGCAGCCTCTACCAGGAGACGGTCAGCACCCTGCAGCCGCGCATCCTGGTCCAGGGCGACCCGGCACTGCTTTCCCAACCCGACCGCCAGTCCGAGATCCGCACCCTGCTGCTGGCCGGCATGCGCTCCGCCGTGCTCTGGGACCAGCTCGGCGGACGCCGCTGGCAGCTGCTGCTGCAGCGCCGCCGGCTGCTGGAAGCCGCTCAGTCGTTGCTCGACACCATTGAGGAATAA
- a CDS encoding NUDIX hydrolase: MDIMVWKPHVTVAAVIERQGCFLLVEERIEGRLRLNQPAGHLEAGEDLCQAVQREVLEETAHRFTPETLVGIYLWRHGSHGETFLRATFAGHAEGPLEGHVLDTDIQRTLWLDADQLRRRQNQWRSPLVMRAVEDYLAGHRYPLSLLVGMLEG, encoded by the coding sequence ATCGATATCATGGTCTGGAAACCCCACGTCACCGTTGCCGCCGTCATCGAACGCCAGGGCTGCTTCCTGCTGGTGGAGGAACGCATCGAGGGCCGGCTGCGCCTCAACCAGCCGGCCGGCCACCTGGAAGCGGGCGAGGATCTGTGCCAGGCGGTGCAACGCGAGGTCCTGGAGGAAACCGCCCACCGCTTCACGCCCGAGACCCTGGTCGGCATCTATCTCTGGCGCCACGGCAGCCACGGCGAGACCTTTCTGCGCGCCACCTTTGCCGGACACGCGGAGGGTCCGCTCGAGGGTCATGTCCTGGATACGGACATCCAGAGGACGCTGTGGCTCGATGCCGACCAGCTTCGCCGGCGCCAGAACCAGTGGCGCAGCCCGCTGGTGATGCGCGCGGTGGAGGACTATCTGGCGGGGCACCGCTATCCGCTGTCCCTGTTGGTGGGGATGCTGGAAGGATGA
- the mnmA gene encoding tRNA 2-thiouridine(34) synthase MnmA: MNRGRRVMVGLSGGVDSAVAALLLQRQGYRVEALFMKNWEEDDREGHCPVAQDLADAEAVAGRLGIRLHKINFAAEYWDRVFEHFLAEYRAGRTPNPDVMCNKEIKFRAFLDYALSLGAEAIATGHYARIRQDRQGWHLLKGVDPNKDQSYFLYLLDQSQLARSLFPLGTLEKPEVRRIAEQAGFPNFAKKDSTGICFIGERRFRDFLQRYLPAQPGDICTPEGRVIGRHQGLMYHTIGQRQGLGIGGLAEAGGDPWYVAAKDLDHNRLIVVQGRDHPLLLHRALRLGDLHWIPGKPPQHPRRCTAKIRYRQDDRPCILSRLDESRWQVVFDQPQRAITPGQAIVFYDGEECLGGGTIEEAMDMGAGS, translated from the coding sequence ATGAACCGGGGTCGGCGGGTGATGGTCGGTCTGTCCGGCGGCGTCGACTCGGCAGTCGCCGCCCTGCTGCTGCAGCGCCAGGGCTACCGGGTCGAGGCCCTGTTCATGAAGAACTGGGAGGAGGACGACCGCGAGGGTCACTGCCCGGTGGCCCAGGATCTGGCCGACGCCGAGGCGGTCGCCGGGCGGCTGGGGATCCGCCTGCACAAGATCAACTTCGCCGCCGAATACTGGGACCGGGTGTTCGAGCACTTCCTGGCGGAATACCGCGCCGGCCGCACCCCCAATCCGGATGTGATGTGCAACAAGGAGATCAAGTTCCGCGCCTTTCTCGACTACGCCCTGTCACTCGGCGCGGAGGCCATCGCCACCGGTCACTATGCCCGCATCCGCCAGGACAGGCAGGGCTGGCACCTGCTCAAGGGTGTCGACCCGAACAAGGACCAGAGCTATTTCCTCTACCTGCTCGACCAGAGCCAGCTGGCACGCAGCCTGTTCCCGCTCGGCACACTGGAGAAACCCGAGGTCCGGCGCATCGCCGAGCAGGCGGGCTTCCCCAACTTCGCCAAGAAGGACAGCACCGGCATCTGCTTCATTGGCGAACGCCGTTTCCGCGATTTCCTGCAACGTTACCTGCCGGCCCAGCCCGGCGACATCTGCACGCCGGAGGGCCGGGTGATCGGCCGCCACCAGGGACTGATGTACCACACCATCGGTCAACGCCAGGGTCTGGGTATCGGCGGCCTCGCCGAGGCCGGCGGCGACCCCTGGTACGTCGCGGCCAAGGATCTCGATCACAACCGCCTGATCGTGGTCCAGGGACGCGACCATCCCCTGCTGCTGCACCGCGCCCTGCGCCTGGGCGACCTGCACTGGATCCCCGGGAAACCGCCGCAACACCCCCGCCGCTGCACTGCGAAGATCCGCTACCGCCAGGACGACCGGCCCTGCATCCTCAGCCGGCTGGACGAGAGCCGCTGGCAGGTGGTCTTCGACCAGCCGCAGCGGGCGATCACGCCCGGACAGGCCATCGTCTTCTACGACGGCGAGGAATGCCTGGGCGGGGGGACTATAGAGGAAGCGATGGATATGGGAGCTGGGAGCTAG